The Solanum pennellii chromosome 11, SPENNV200 genome contains a region encoding:
- the LOC107004542 gene encoding putative pentatricopeptide repeat-containing protein At5g59900 isoform X1 gives MNPSLRRSWHIRHRRTISTTRKFNNQGNDKNFIATLNEIVRSKRSWNIALNSTISTRLKSHHVEQILLQTLDDSRLALRFFNFLGLHKNFYHSTMSFCILIHSLVQSNLYWPATSLLQTLLQRKVNPSFVFDNLLDVYKRFNFGHTLGFDLLIQNYVQDRRVMDSVLIVRLMMEHSLVPELKTLSSVLNGLIRIRRFDLVLQLFDNALTSGVKPDEYIYTAVLKSLCELKDFEKAKEVMNWVERSGIKVSVILYNILIHGLCKGGRVWEAVEIKSLLITKGLNADTVTYCSLILGLCKVNEFQLARRLVDEMLGLLLVPREAVVSSVVDGLRRGGDCVAAYRLVDMTGKVGVVPNLFVYNALLNSLCKGRGKLDEAESLFNSMEDKGLCPNSVTYSIMIDSFCKQGRLDAAVLLYNRMLDNEVELTIYPYNSLINGYCKAGKCGVAESIFNEMIDKGLTPTVVTYTSLIDGYCKEREVQKAFRLYHEMTGKGISPNTFTFTALISGFCRAHMMVEANKIFDEMVKMNVTPTEVTYNVLIEGHCKDGNTIKAFELLDEMLKKGLIPDTYTYRSLITGLCTKGQVSEAKEFVDDLQNQRHYLNEMCFSALLHGYCKEGRLKDALTTTDEMIEKGINMDLVCYGVLINGTLKHHDWKYLLNIMKEMHDRGMKPDEVIYTSMLDAYGKVGDLKKAFKCWDIMVSEGCFPNVVTYTVMINNLCKAGLVDKAEVFYKEMLAKGLTPNQFTYSCFLDYLTSEGYMVEAKQLHDAMLKGYLANTVTYNIIIRGLCRLDQIQEAMDILLEMEDNGIFPDCVSYSTIIYEFCRRGDLLGARGLWESMLTNGLKPDAVAYNLFIYGCCIAGEMSKAFELRDEMIASGLKVTRATYASLIHGT, from the coding sequence ATGAACCCTTCCCTTCGCCGGAGCTGGCACATTCGCCACCGGCGAACTATTTCCACTACGCGCAAATTCAACAACCAAGGAAACGACAAAAACTTCATAGCAACTCTAAATGAAATCGTTCGGAGCAAACGGAGCTGGAATATAGCACTGAACAGCACCATTTCCACCAGACTGAAAAGCCATCACGTAGAGCAAATTCTACTTCAAACCCTTGATGATTCTCGGCTGGCTTTACGGTTCTTCAATTTTCTTGGCCTTCACAAGAACTTTTATCATTCAACAATGTCGTTTTGCATTCTAATACATTCCCTTGTTCAGTCCAATCTTTATTGGCCTGCTACTTCACTTTTGCAGACACTATTGCAAAGAAAAGTGAACCCAAGTTTTGTTTTTGACAATTTGTTAGATGTGTATAAAAGATTCAATTTTGGTCACactttgggttttgatttgctAATCCAAAATTATGTTCAGGATAGGAGAGTAATGGATTCTGTGTTGATTGTTCGGCTTATGATGGAGCATTCATTAGTACCAGAATTAAAGACTTTAAGCTCTGTGCTCAATGGCTTGATTCGAATAAGacggtttgatttggttttgcAATTGTTTGATAATGCATTAACTTCGGGTGTTAAGCCTGATGAGTATATTTATACAGCTGTGCTTAAAAGTTTGTGTGAGTTGAAAGATTTTGAAAAGGCTAAGGAAGTGATGAATTGGGTTGAGAGAAGTGGGATTAAAGTGAGTGTTATTTTATACAACATATTGATTCATGGGCTCTGTAAGGGTGGAAGAGTTTGGGAAGCTGTTGAAATTAAAAGTTTGTTGATTACCAAAGGATTGAATGCTGATACTGTCACATATTGTTCTTTGATTTTGGGGCTGTGTAAAGTGAATGAATTTCAGCTTGCTCGAAGGTTAGTGGATGAGATGTTGGGGCTGCTTTTGGTTCCTCGCGAGGCTGTAGTGTCGAGTGTTGTTGACGGGTTGAGGAGAGGGGGTGATTGTGTAGCTGCTTATAGATTAGTTGATATGACAGGGAAAGTTGGAGTTGTGcccaatttatttgtttataatgCATTGCTTAATTCTTTGTGTAAAGGTCGTGGGAAGTTGGATGAAGCAGAGTCTCTTTTTAATAGTATGGAGGATAAAGGGTTGTGCCCAAATAGTGTAACTTACTCCATCATGATCGACTCTTTCTGCAAACAAGGGAGATTAGATGCTGCAGTTCTTCTTTATAATAGAATGCTTGATAATGAGGTAGAATTAACCATATACCCTTACAATTCTCTCATCAATGGCTATTGCAAGGCTGGAAAATGCGGTGTGGCGGAATCTATCTTTAATGAGATGATTGATAAAGGATTGACCCCAACTGTTGTAACCTATACTTCATTGATAGATGGTTACTGCAAGGAAAGAGAAGTGCAGAAGGCCTTTAGGCTTTACCATGAGATGACTGGCAAAGGAATTTCACCTAATACTTTCACTTTCACTGCACTAATCTCTGGATTTTGCCGTGCACACATGATGGTAGAAGCAAATAAGATATTTGATGAGATGGTGAAAATGAATGTAACTCCTACTGAGGTCACTTATAATGTCTTGATTGAAGGACATTGTAAAGATGGGAACACCATAAAGGCTTTTGAATTGCTAGATGAAATGTTGAAGAAGGGTCTTATTCCTGACACATATACGTACAGATCTCTGATAACTGGACTTTGTACGAAAGGTCAAGTATCTGAAGCAAAAGAGTTTGTTGATGACCTTCAAAACCAGCGTCATTATCTGAATGAAATGTGTTTCTCTGCTCTCTTACATGGTTATTGCAAGGAAGGAAGATTAAAGGATGCACTAACCACTACTGATGAGATGATAGAAAAGGGAATAAACATGGACCTTGTGTGCTACGGTGTACTCATAAATGGAACTCTAAAGCATCATGATtggaaatatttattaaatataatgaaGGAGATGCACGACCGAGGAATGAAGCCTGATGAAGTAATATACACTAGCATGCTTGATGCATATGGAAAAGTTGGTGATCTTAAAAAAGCTTTTAAATGCTGGGATATAATGGTCAGTGAAGGATGCTTCCCAAATGTGGTGACGTATACTGTGATGATAAATAACTTGTGCAAGGCTGGATTAGTAGATAAAGCAGAGGTATTCTACAAGGAAATGTTAGCTAAAGGGTTGACACCTAACCAGTTCACATATAGTTGTTTCCTTGATTATCTCACTAGTGAAGGGTACATGGTAGAAGCTAAACAGCTTCATGATGCAATGCTGAAAGGGTACCTTGCAAATACTGTGACATACAATATTATTATACGGGGTTTGTGCAGATTAGACCAAATTCAGGAAGCGATGGATATTTTGCTTGAAATGGAGGACAACGGTATCTTCCCAGATTGCGTAAGTTACTCAACTATCATTTATGAATTCTGTAGGAGGGGTGATCTGTTAGGAGCAAGAGGCTTGTGGGAATCCATGTTGACTAATGGTCTGAAGCCTGATGCAGTGGCTTATAACCTTTTCATTTATGGTTGCTGCATTGCTGGAGAAATGTCTAAGGCGTTTGAATTGCGTGATGAGATGATAGCAAGTGGTCTGAAGGTGACTCGTGCAACATATGCTTCTTTAATCCATGGAACCTGA
- the LOC107004542 gene encoding putative pentatricopeptide repeat-containing protein At5g59900 isoform X2 encodes MNPSLRRSWHIRHRRTISTTRKFNNQGNDKNFIATLNEIVRSKRSWNIALNSTISTRLKSHHVEQILLQTLDDSRLALRFFNFLGLHKNFYHSTMSFCILIHSLVQSNLYWPATSLLQTLLQRKVNPSFVFDNLLDVYKRFNFGHTLGFDLLIQNYVQDRRVMDSVLIVRLMMEHSLVPELKTLSSVLNGLIRIRRFDLVLQLFDNALTSGVKPDEYIYTAVLKSLCELKDFEKAKEVMNWVERSGIKVSVILYNILIHGLCKGGRVWEAVEIKSLLITKGLNADTVTYCSLILGLCKVNEFQLARRLVDEMLGLLLVPREAVVSSVVDGLRRGGDCVAAYRLVDMTGKVGVVPNLFVYNALLNSLCKGRGKLDEAESLFNSMEDKGLCPNSVTYSIMIDSFCKQGRLDAAVLLYNRMLDNEVELTIYPYNSLINGYCKAGKCGVAESIFNEMIDKGLTPTVVTYTSLIDGYCKEREVQKAFRLYHEMTGKGISPNTFTFTALISGFCRAHMMVEANKIFDEMVKMNVTPTEVTYNVLIEGHCKDGNTIKAFELLDEMLKKGLIPDTYTYRSLITGLCTKGQVSEAKEFVDDLQNQRHYLNEMCFSALLHGYCKEGRLKDALTTTDEMIEKGINMDLVCYGVLINGTLKHHDWKYLLNIMKEMHDRGMKPDEVIYTSMLDAYGKVGDLKKAFKCWDIMVSEGCFPNVVTYTVMINNLCKAGLVDKAEVFYKEMLAKGLTPNQFTYSCFLDYLTSEGYMVEAKQLHDAMLKGYLANTVTYNIIIRGLCRLDQIQEAMDILLEMEDNGIFPDCWLITFSFMVAALLEKCLRRLNCVMR; translated from the exons ATGAACCCTTCCCTTCGCCGGAGCTGGCACATTCGCCACCGGCGAACTATTTCCACTACGCGCAAATTCAACAACCAAGGAAACGACAAAAACTTCATAGCAACTCTAAATGAAATCGTTCGGAGCAAACGGAGCTGGAATATAGCACTGAACAGCACCATTTCCACCAGACTGAAAAGCCATCACGTAGAGCAAATTCTACTTCAAACCCTTGATGATTCTCGGCTGGCTTTACGGTTCTTCAATTTTCTTGGCCTTCACAAGAACTTTTATCATTCAACAATGTCGTTTTGCATTCTAATACATTCCCTTGTTCAGTCCAATCTTTATTGGCCTGCTACTTCACTTTTGCAGACACTATTGCAAAGAAAAGTGAACCCAAGTTTTGTTTTTGACAATTTGTTAGATGTGTATAAAAGATTCAATTTTGGTCACactttgggttttgatttgctAATCCAAAATTATGTTCAGGATAGGAGAGTAATGGATTCTGTGTTGATTGTTCGGCTTATGATGGAGCATTCATTAGTACCAGAATTAAAGACTTTAAGCTCTGTGCTCAATGGCTTGATTCGAATAAGacggtttgatttggttttgcAATTGTTTGATAATGCATTAACTTCGGGTGTTAAGCCTGATGAGTATATTTATACAGCTGTGCTTAAAAGTTTGTGTGAGTTGAAAGATTTTGAAAAGGCTAAGGAAGTGATGAATTGGGTTGAGAGAAGTGGGATTAAAGTGAGTGTTATTTTATACAACATATTGATTCATGGGCTCTGTAAGGGTGGAAGAGTTTGGGAAGCTGTTGAAATTAAAAGTTTGTTGATTACCAAAGGATTGAATGCTGATACTGTCACATATTGTTCTTTGATTTTGGGGCTGTGTAAAGTGAATGAATTTCAGCTTGCTCGAAGGTTAGTGGATGAGATGTTGGGGCTGCTTTTGGTTCCTCGCGAGGCTGTAGTGTCGAGTGTTGTTGACGGGTTGAGGAGAGGGGGTGATTGTGTAGCTGCTTATAGATTAGTTGATATGACAGGGAAAGTTGGAGTTGTGcccaatttatttgtttataatgCATTGCTTAATTCTTTGTGTAAAGGTCGTGGGAAGTTGGATGAAGCAGAGTCTCTTTTTAATAGTATGGAGGATAAAGGGTTGTGCCCAAATAGTGTAACTTACTCCATCATGATCGACTCTTTCTGCAAACAAGGGAGATTAGATGCTGCAGTTCTTCTTTATAATAGAATGCTTGATAATGAGGTAGAATTAACCATATACCCTTACAATTCTCTCATCAATGGCTATTGCAAGGCTGGAAAATGCGGTGTGGCGGAATCTATCTTTAATGAGATGATTGATAAAGGATTGACCCCAACTGTTGTAACCTATACTTCATTGATAGATGGTTACTGCAAGGAAAGAGAAGTGCAGAAGGCCTTTAGGCTTTACCATGAGATGACTGGCAAAGGAATTTCACCTAATACTTTCACTTTCACTGCACTAATCTCTGGATTTTGCCGTGCACACATGATGGTAGAAGCAAATAAGATATTTGATGAGATGGTGAAAATGAATGTAACTCCTACTGAGGTCACTTATAATGTCTTGATTGAAGGACATTGTAAAGATGGGAACACCATAAAGGCTTTTGAATTGCTAGATGAAATGTTGAAGAAGGGTCTTATTCCTGACACATATACGTACAGATCTCTGATAACTGGACTTTGTACGAAAGGTCAAGTATCTGAAGCAAAAGAGTTTGTTGATGACCTTCAAAACCAGCGTCATTATCTGAATGAAATGTGTTTCTCTGCTCTCTTACATGGTTATTGCAAGGAAGGAAGATTAAAGGATGCACTAACCACTACTGATGAGATGATAGAAAAGGGAATAAACATGGACCTTGTGTGCTACGGTGTACTCATAAATGGAACTCTAAAGCATCATGATtggaaatatttattaaatataatgaaGGAGATGCACGACCGAGGAATGAAGCCTGATGAAGTAATATACACTAGCATGCTTGATGCATATGGAAAAGTTGGTGATCTTAAAAAAGCTTTTAAATGCTGGGATATAATGGTCAGTGAAGGATGCTTCCCAAATGTGGTGACGTATACTGTGATGATAAATAACTTGTGCAAGGCTGGATTAGTAGATAAAGCAGAGGTATTCTACAAGGAAATGTTAGCTAAAGGGTTGACACCTAACCAGTTCACATATAGTTGTTTCCTTGATTATCTCACTAGTGAAGGGTACATGGTAGAAGCTAAACAGCTTCATGATGCAATGCTGAAAGGGTACCTTGCAAATACTGTGACATACAATATTATTATACGGGGTTTGTGCAGATTAGACCAAATTCAGGAAGCGATGGATATTTTGCTTGAAATGGAGGACAACGGTATCTTCCCAGATTGC TGGCTTATAACCTTTTCATTTATGGTTGCTGCATTGCTGGAGAAATGTCTAAGGCGTTTGAATTGCGTGATGAGATGA
- the LOC107005022 gene encoding THO complex subunit 4A, whose translation MAEAALDMTLDDLIKKNKTGTGGKPRGRGRGAASTSSAGPSRRVPNRSANRAAPYSIAKAPQASWNHDMFEADQAVAFGQAGGRASSIETGTKLYISNLDYGVSNEDIKELFSEIGDLKRYAVHYDRSGRSKGTAEVVFSRRQDALAGVKRFNNVQLDGKPMKIEIVGTNIVTPTAPFSNGAFGFGDTNGAPRSGQVRGGGFGRSRGARGRDRGFRGGNRGWGRGGRGEKVSAEDLDADLMKYHTEAMQTN comes from the exons ATGGCTGAGGCAGCTTTGGATATGACTCTCGACGATCTCATCAAGAAGAATAAGACCGGTACCGGAGGTAAGCCTCGTGGCAGAGGCCGCGGCGCCGCCTCCACCTCCAGTGCTGGACCTTCTCGACGGGTCCCTAATCGTTCTGCTAACCGAGCTGCACCTTATTCCATCGCCaag GCCCCTCAAGCGTCGTGGAATCATGATATGTTCGAGGCAGATCAAGCCGTCGCCTTTGGTCAAGCTGGTGGTCGGGCGTCTTCCATAGAGACTGGGACTAAACTCTACATCTCCAATCTTGATTACGGCGTCTCCAATGAGGATATCAAG GAGCTCTTTTCAGAAATTGGTGACCTGAAACGTTATGCTGTTCATTATGATAGGAGCGGGAGATCAAAG GGAACAGCAGAGGTGGTTTTCTCACGTAGACAAGATGCACTAGCTGGTGTTAAAAGGTTCAACAATGTTCAGCTTGATGGGAAGCCAATGAAGATTGAAATTGTTGGAACCAACATTGTCACTCCTACTGCCCCTTTTTCCAATGGAGCTTTTGGTTTTGGAGATACTAATGGAGCTCCTAGAAG TGGTCAAGTAAGAGGTGGTGGTTTTGGGAGGTCACGGGGTGCCAGAGGACGTGATCGTGGATTTCGAGGAGGCAACAGAGGATGGGGAAGAGGAGGTCGTGGAGAAAAGGTATCTGCAGAAGATCTAGATGCTGATTTGATGAAATATCATACAGAAGCAATGCAAACGAACTGA